The following is a genomic window from Sphingobacterium spiritivorum.
TCGGAGATGGTATCGGTCCGGATATATGGAAAGCGGCAGTTCGTGTGTTTGACAGCGCCATAGCCAAAGCATATTCAGGTCAGAGACAGATCGAGTGGAAAGAAGTACTTGCCGGTGAAAAAGCATTTGAGCAGACAGGAGAATGGCTTCCTGAAGAAACACTCAATATCCTCAGAGAATATCTTGTGGGGATCAAAGGTCCGCTTACCACACCTGTAGGTGGAGGAATACGCTCTCTGAATGTCGCTCTTCGAAAAGATCTGGATCTGTATGTATGTCAGAGACCGACCAAATGGTACGAAGGTGTTCCATCACCGGTCAAACATCCGGAATATGTAGACATGGTTATCTTCCGTGAAAATACAGAGGATATTTATGCAGGAATCGAATTTGCAGCCGGAACACCGGAAGCACATAAAATACAGAACTATTTAAAAACTGAACTTGAGGTAGACTATAATTTTTCGGATACCACTGGTGTAGGGATTAAGCTGGTCTCTGAAGAAGGATCCAAACGCCTGATCCGTGCAGCCATTAATTTTGCTATTGAACAAAACCGTAAATCTGTTGCTCTGGTGCACAAGGGTAATATCATGAAATATACCGAAGGTGCATTCAAAAACTGGGGGTACGAAGTAGCTGAAAAGGAGTTTGCGGCCCAGACGTACACCTGGGGACAGTGGGAGCGTACAAAAGCTGAAAAAGGCGAACAGGCAGCCAATGAGGAGCAAAAAGCTGCCGAAGCAGCAGGTAAGATCATTATAAAAGATGTCATTGCAGATAATTTTTTACAGCAGATCCTGTTGAACCCAAGAGATTATGCTGTAGTAGCTACTCTTAATCTGAATGGAGATTACATCTCTGATGCATTAGCAGCTATTGTAGGCGGAATCGGTATAGCGCCCGGAGCAAATATAAATTATGCGACAGGTCATGCGGTATTCGAAGCGACACATGGAACTGCACCGAGATTTGCAAATACCAATACGATGAATCCTTCTTCTGTGATACTAAGCGGAGTCATGATGCTGGAGTATATGGGCTGGCAGGAAGCTGCAGATGCAATTGTGCAGGCACTTTCACAAACTATACGCGAAAAAACAGTTACAGTCGATTTCTACAATCTGATGACAGATGCGACATTGGTCAAAACCAATGAATTTGCAGATAAGATTATCGAGAAATTATAATATTATAAGGAACTTTAATATTAACAAAGTATCCGGAATTCTGTAAATAAGCCCTCCGAACTTTTTTAGGAGGGCTTATTTGAGTTTTGTAAGACTGGCTTTCGCTGAGCAGCACTAAGATTTTTCATCCTCAAATGCGCGTAATTGCTCCAGTAATTTACAGATATTCCGTCCCCTTGAGGTAAGACGATAAGAAGAAGTCGTTTTGGTTTTTTCTTTTTCAAGTAAGCGATCCTTAATCAATTCATTCAGTTGCTTGGCCAGCATACGATCACTGACATTAAGCAACAAAGATTTGAGTTCAGTATACGTTTTTACGGAGCTGTGTATTGCAAACAGAATTGATATTTTCCATCTTCCACTAAAAAGCTGCAGGGTTTTCATAGCCTGACAATAGTCTCTCAGGATTGTTTCATTTTCCAGATTTGCGGATGATTCTTTACGCATACTAACAATTTTGTAAGTTCTTTTAGAGACACAAATTAGGATTTAACTTTGACTCATCAAAAGGTTAAATATGGAATTAAAAGAAAATATCATCCGCTTTCACCATGTCTGTATCAAAGCACAGGACATCACAGAGACCCTTACGTTTTATAAGCAGTTTGGATTTGAAGAGGTACATCACTGGTCTCTTCCTGAGTTTCAACTGGAAATGTGTGTTATGCTGTATCACAGAGGGCTGGATTGTCATCTGGAAATATGTGATAAGAATGCCAGTATACCGACACAGGGCCGCAAAAGATATCCGGAAGAAGAATACGTAGAGAATGCACTCTTACATATCTGTTTTATGGTAAAAGACGTAGCTGAAGCCATGCAGCATGCGATATCATACGGAGCCAAACCATTGAGTAAAGAAGTCTGGGAGATCAATCTTAAAAATGAAAAGAAGAGCGTTACTGTAAACAATGGTCTGGTATATAGTCCGAATGGAGAAGTCATAGAATTTATAAAAGAGCTATCTTTCTAAGTTAATTGATCGATAAATTCAATATAATCAAGCACACTTTGTTCTAAGCGTTCGGTCGTAGCATGGTGTTCGGCTCCATAAAAAGCAAAAAGAGGACGGTAGTCTGCATGTATATATTGAAAAGTAATTTCAAATGGCGCTGTCAGTTCTTGTAAGCTGTATTTATACCTTCCTTCAGCACTGAAATCCTGCTCGTCTATACCTGCTGTGATAGCAAGTGCGATCTTCTTGCCCGCCAACTGGTAACCGCTGTCCCGGCCATATGCCCAGCCATGAGTCAGCACGACATCCAGCCATTTTTTGAAAAGGGGAGGACAATTGAACCAATAGAAACAAAATTGAAAGATAATACGATCATATCCGGAAAGTAAGGCTTGTTCGCGTGCGATGTCGATCTGTTCATCAGGATAAGAGCCATACAGATCATGTACAGTATAGTGTTCCGGATATTTCTTTAGTTCTTCCATCCATCGTTTGTTTATTCGTGAACTGCCTAAATCCGGATGGATAACAATGATCAGTGTTTTAGTCATAATATTATATTTATTAAAACACAAACTTACGCAGACTACCTGCAAAATGGTATATTAGCATCTGAATGTATGGTACTAACAAAAATGTAAGTATGACCAAAATAAAGGAAACATCCACTAATTACGAAAATAAAAGAGCTTTGATAGAGGAATGTCCGGAAATATATGCGGCGAACCTTATCGGAGGACAATGGACCATTGCCATATGCTGCTATCTGGAAAACGGAAAACTTCGTTTCGGACAACTGAAAAAACGCATGCC
Proteins encoded in this region:
- the icd gene encoding NADP-dependent isocitrate dehydrogenase produces the protein MSSKITKDPKGQLQVPDKPVIPFIIGDGIGPDIWKAAVRVFDSAIAKAYSGQRQIEWKEVLAGEKAFEQTGEWLPEETLNILREYLVGIKGPLTTPVGGGIRSLNVALRKDLDLYVCQRPTKWYEGVPSPVKHPEYVDMVIFRENTEDIYAGIEFAAGTPEAHKIQNYLKTELEVDYNFSDTTGVGIKLVSEEGSKRLIRAAINFAIEQNRKSVALVHKGNIMKYTEGAFKNWGYEVAEKEFAAQTYTWGQWERTKAEKGEQAANEEQKAAEAAGKIIIKDVIADNFLQQILLNPRDYAVVATLNLNGDYISDALAAIVGGIGIAPGANINYATGHAVFEATHGTAPRFANTNTMNPSSVILSGVMMLEYMGWQEAADAIVQALSQTIREKTVTVDFYNLMTDATLVKTNEFADKIIEKL
- a CDS encoding NAD(P)H-dependent oxidoreductase — protein: MTKTLIIVIHPDLGSSRINKRWMEELKKYPEHYTVHDLYGSYPDEQIDIAREQALLSGYDRIIFQFCFYWFNCPPLFKKWLDVVLTHGWAYGRDSGYQLAGKKIALAITAGIDEQDFSAEGRYKYSLQELTAPFEITFQYIHADYRPLFAFYGAEHHATTERLEQSVLDYIEFIDQLT
- a CDS encoding winged helix-turn-helix transcriptional regulator, with translation MRKESSANLENETILRDYCQAMKTLQLFSGRWKISILFAIHSSVKTYTELKSLLLNVSDRMLAKQLNELIKDRLLEKEKTKTTSSYRLTSRGRNICKLLEQLRAFEDEKS
- a CDS encoding VOC family protein, encoding MELKENIIRFHHVCIKAQDITETLTFYKQFGFEEVHHWSLPEFQLEMCVMLYHRGLDCHLEICDKNASIPTQGRKRYPEEEYVENALLHICFMVKDVAEAMQHAISYGAKPLSKEVWEINLKNEKKSVTVNNGLVYSPNGEVIEFIKELSF